The proteins below are encoded in one region of Vespa velutina chromosome 21, iVesVel2.1, whole genome shotgun sequence:
- the LOC124956231 gene encoding uncharacterized protein LOC124956231: MAFIVLLKILLLLFLFLPKTASLIEFHSIGEEQTFFIIDICKLHELKSVIFLYAESTEEMEMATMIFKYRRTLSREGVASTNLYFSQLHESSYYLNHIVRPYYIVVISNYNAMNQFSLATSTYDMSSAVWLVIFIYKESNSDYCHNPPGNIFHLKFNSEMMIRCGTENILREWYSIDTHQIEINDVATWSLKNGINKMVPDFIYERRYNLQGLIMRATVVKL, from the exons ATGGCGTTTATTGTACTATTGAagatacttcttcttctttttctttttcttccgaaGACCGCAAGTTTAATCGAATTTCATTCAATCGGCGAAGAAcaaactttttttatcatagataTTTGCAAATTACACGAATTGAaatctgtaatatttttatatgccgAATCTACAGAAG AAATGGAAATGGCAACGATGATATTCAAATATAGGCGGACGCTATCTCGTGAAGGAGTTGCGAGCACCAATTTGTACTTTTCACAATTGCATGAATCATCGTATTACTTAAACCACATTGTACGACCGTATTATATAGTGGTGATCTCAAATTACAACGCAATGAATCAGTTCTCATTAGCAACAAGTACCTATGACATGTCTTCAGCTGTGTGGCTAgtcatattcatttataagGAAAGTAATTCCGATTATTGTCACAATCCACCaggtaatatatttcatttaaaattcaacTCTGAAATGATGATCCGTTGTGGTACGGAAAACATTTTACGAGAATGGTATTCGATTGATACGCATCAAATCGAGATTAATGATGTAGCAACTTGGAGTTTAAAGAATGGAATCAATAAAATGGTTCCAGattttatttacgaaagaagatataatttaCAGGGTTTAATCATGAGAGCTACTGTAGTTAAG CTCTAA